One genomic window of Phoenix dactylifera cultivar Barhee BC4 chromosome 6, palm_55x_up_171113_PBpolish2nd_filt_p, whole genome shotgun sequence includes the following:
- the LOC103702002 gene encoding polygalacturonase At1g48100: protein MSGFTSKGLMVLFFLVFLVMCPTFDICDAGRGWDWRAGDKGQSGGGLSPTSPSQSREPKSRLILSSTPKPKPQPSPSPGPPALHGTTFDVLDFGAKGDGITDDTKAFQAAWAAACKVEASKIIVPSKYEFLVGPISFDGPNCGDNIVFELDGEIIAPTDPKPWGSGLLQWLEFKKLRGLTIRGKGIIEGHGNAWWSNKSQFDDDAQPSNELSGKMPNVRPTALRFYGSNNVTVTGITIQNSPQFHLKFDSCEAVEVSDIVVSSPGDSPNTDGIHLQNSVDVSIHDVDLGCGDDCISIQTGCSNVFLHNINCGPGHGISIGGLGKDDTEATVSNITVQDANIKNTMTGVRIKTWQGGSGYAKNIRFENVIVSGVQTPIIIDQFYCDRSRCKNQSSAVALSEITYEGIKGTYTYQPVHLACSDSVPCSNIHLNDIELKLLNEDEHAYEPFCWQAYGELQGPTEPPINCLQSEKTKINQMHSDQGSN, encoded by the exons ATGAGTGGCTTCACTTCAAAAGGCCTCAtggtcctcttcttccttgtgTTCCTAGTTATGTGTCCCACCTTTGATATCTGTGATGCAGGAAGAGGATGGGATTGGAGGGCAGGCGATAAAGGGCAGTCCGGCGGAGGGTTGAGCCCCACAAGCCCAAGCCAATCAAGAGAACCAAAATCGAGGCTAATTCTGAGTTCAACACCTAAACCAAAACCACAACCAAGCCCGAGCCCGGGTCCACCAGCCCTGCATGGGACGACATTTGACGTGCTAGATTTTGGAGCTAAGGGTGATGGCATCACCGATGACACTAAG GCTTTTCAGGCTGCATGGGCAGCTGCTTGTAAGGTGGAGGCATCAAAGATTATTGTTCCTTCTAAATATGAGTTTCTTGTGGGGCCAATCTCGTTCGATGGCCCTAATTGTGGAGACAATATTGTGTTTGAG TTGGATGGCGAAATCATTGCTCCAACAGACCCCAAGCCGTGGGGCTCAGGCCTCTTGCAGTGGCTCGAGTTCAAAAAGCTGAGAGGACTCACAATCCGAGGGAAAGGCATCATTGAAGGCCACGGCAACGCCTGGTGGAGTAACAAATCTCAGTTCGACGATGACGCA CAACCGAGCAACGAGCTCAGTGGAAAGATGCCGAATGTCAGACCCACG GCTTTGAGGTTCTATGGAAGCAACAATGTAACAGTCACGGGCATCACAATTCAGAACAGTCCACAGTTCCACCTCAAGTTTGATAGCTGTGAAGCAGTCGAGGTTTCTGATATCGTCGTCTCTTCCCCAGGTGACAGCCCCAACACCGATGGCATACATCTCCAAAACTCTGTGGATGTTTCCATTCATGATGTCGACCTGGGCTGCG GTGATGACTGCATCTCCATCCAAACAGGATGCTCCAATGTCTTCCTGCACAACATAAATTGCGGTCCAGGCCATGGAATCAGCATTGGAGGGCTTGGTAAGGATGACACTGAAGCTACTGTCTCCAACATCACAGTCCAGGATGCCAATATAAAGAACACAATGACCGGTGTTAGAATCAAAACCTGGCAG GGTGGTTCAGGCTATGCTAAGAACATAAGATTTGAAAACGTGATAGTCTCCGGGGTACAGACACCCATAATCATCGATCAATTCTACTGCGATCGCAGTCGATGCAAGAATCAATCATCAGCAGTGGCATTGTCAGAGATCACGTATGAGGGCATCAAAGGGACTTACACATACCAACCAGTGCACCTCGCATGCAGCGATAGCGTACCATGTTCAAACATTCACTTAAATGATATAGAACTCAAACTGCTAAACGAAGATGAGCACGCTTATGAACCCTTCTGCTGGCAAGCCTACGGGGAGCTGCAAGGCCCGACCGAACCTCCGATCAACTGCTTGCAGAGTGAAAAGACAAAGATCAACCAGATGCATTCTGATCAGGGTTCAAACTGA